The Williamwhitmania taraxaci genome includes a window with the following:
- a CDS encoding HAD-IIB family hydrolase, whose protein sequence is MPTCGTKFYTYSNEWKKGYSEDFTVNEKERIIGSIKKAIAKTGYKVEKVWGETIEDRGSQITFSALGQQAPIEEKKNWDPNFDKRQKIKAILDKIIPEFSVRLGGTTSVDVTKPGIDKAYGIRKLQDNLGIAIDEMIFIGDALFPGGNDYPAKEAGVLSIKVRDPNESKRVVEAIIACLDRTYEPEVYEKKYI, encoded by the coding sequence TTGCCAACTTGTGGAACAAAGTTTTACACGTATAGTAACGAATGGAAAAAGGGTTATTCTGAAGATTTCACTGTAAATGAAAAGGAGAGGATTATCGGTTCCATAAAAAAAGCGATTGCTAAAACGGGGTACAAAGTTGAAAAGGTTTGGGGAGAAACTATTGAAGATCGGGGAAGCCAGATCACTTTTTCAGCATTGGGTCAGCAGGCTCCTATCGAAGAAAAGAAAAATTGGGACCCCAATTTCGATAAAAGACAAAAGATCAAAGCAATTCTAGATAAGATTATTCCTGAATTTTCAGTGCGTCTGGGTGGAACGACTTCAGTTGATGTAACCAAACCCGGCATTGACAAAGCATATGGGATTCGAAAACTCCAAGATAATCTTGGTATTGCAATCGATGAAATGATATTTATTGGCGATGCCTTATTTCCGGGAGGAAACGACTATCCAGCGAAAGAGGCAGGCGTTTTATCTATAAAAGTACGCGATCCAAATGAATCGAAACGGGTTGTTGAAGCAATCATCGCCTGTTTGGATAGGACTTATGAACCAGAAGTTTACGAGAAGAAATATATATGA
- the pyk gene encoding pyruvate kinase, whose product MMRQINSQTKIIATLGPATSTKNIISELIRSGVDVFRLNFSHSSKLEYLRIINLIKELNLELKTNVATLADLQGPKLRVGEIENNLIHLEKDDVITFVTEKCIGQKDHIYMSYLEFPKDVNVGEAILIDDGKIKLEVTETNKKDTVRAKVIYGGPLSSNKGVNLPNTNVSLPCLTEQDISNAVFALKHGVDWIAMSFVRKASDILELKELIRKSNGFAAVIAKIEKPEALLEIDQIIDATDGIMVARGDLGVEVPFDQVPLFQKLIVEKCIRHSKPVIIATQMMESMITNFSPTRAEANDVANAVLDGADALMLSAETSIGKYPVETIQCMQRIIDYTESNGKPYNKKFEPVPGNPNFLSNSVCFSATKLAELVKSKALIIFTHSGFSAIGVSSYRPDSKIYVFTNNENILRKMALIWGIETYYMDYDKIDEAISESTHKLLELNLVNKGDILVYVSSIPRHLYGHTNMLKVDLV is encoded by the coding sequence ATGATGAGGCAAATAAATTCACAAACCAAAATAATTGCAACTTTAGGGCCAGCGACTTCCACTAAAAATATTATTTCTGAACTGATTAGGTCAGGAGTTGATGTATTCAGGCTAAATTTTTCGCATTCCTCGAAACTAGAATATTTGCGGATAATCAATCTGATTAAAGAATTGAATCTGGAATTGAAAACAAATGTGGCCACTCTGGCTGATTTACAAGGGCCAAAACTAAGGGTTGGCGAAATTGAAAACAACCTGATTCATTTAGAAAAGGATGATGTCATAACCTTTGTTACTGAAAAGTGTATTGGGCAGAAAGACCATATTTATATGAGTTATCTGGAGTTTCCGAAAGATGTAAATGTTGGTGAAGCAATTTTAATCGACGATGGTAAAATAAAGTTGGAAGTTACCGAAACCAATAAAAAAGATACCGTTCGGGCAAAAGTTATTTATGGTGGACCGCTTTCATCAAACAAAGGAGTAAACTTACCCAACACCAATGTTTCGCTGCCATGTCTTACCGAACAAGATATTTCGAACGCTGTTTTCGCGCTGAAACATGGTGTTGATTGGATTGCGATGTCGTTTGTCCGAAAGGCTTCGGATATTCTTGAATTAAAAGAATTGATCAGGAAAAGTAATGGCTTTGCCGCTGTTATTGCCAAAATTGAAAAACCGGAAGCTCTGCTTGAGATCGATCAGATTATTGATGCAACCGATGGTATTATGGTCGCACGTGGCGACCTAGGCGTTGAAGTTCCCTTTGACCAAGTTCCTTTGTTCCAGAAACTCATTGTTGAAAAATGTATCAGACATTCAAAACCGGTAATAATTGCTACCCAGATGATGGAAAGCATGATTACTAATTTCAGTCCAACCCGCGCTGAGGCAAATGATGTAGCCAATGCAGTTTTGGATGGAGCCGATGCTTTAATGCTGAGCGCTGAAACTTCCATTGGCAAATACCCGGTTGAAACTATACAGTGTATGCAACGGATTATTGATTATACCGAATCCAACGGAAAGCCTTATAACAAAAAGTTCGAACCAGTGCCAGGAAATCCTAATTTTTTATCTAACTCTGTTTGCTTTAGTGCCACAAAACTCGCCGAACTAGTAAAATCGAAGGCTCTGATTATTTTTACCCATTCAGGGTTCTCTGCCATAGGTGTATCAAGCTACAGGCCTGATTCAAAAATTTATGTTTTTACAAACAATGAAAATATTTTAAGAAAAATGGCGCTTATTTGGGGCATTGAAACATACTATATGGATTATGATAAAATAGATGAAGCCATTAGCGAATCAACCCATAAGTTATTGGAGTTAAATTTGGTGAATAAAGGAGACATACTGGTTTATGTAAGCAGTATTCCTCGTCATCTGTATGGGCATACCAATATGCTAAAAGTAGATCTGGTGTAA
- a CDS encoding L-lactate dehydrogenase, translating to MRQLKPKIAIVGAGNVGSTFAFSLMISGLAREIVLIDKNESLAKGECMDLNHGLSFAQPTKIYAAGFESCKDADIVVITAGANQKPGQSRTDLVKANVAIFKELIPDITKYATNAILLVVTNPVDILTYVTLKISGFPSNRIIGSGTVLDTARLKYMLSEYYKVDASNIHAYIIGEHGDTELPVWSNATIGGMDIETFCSVCARKSNSKNELEEIFDNVKNAAYQIIQAKGATNYSIALSLVKISQAIVRNENSILPVSTLITDFYGISDVCISIPAIVNITGVEQYLKLNLSDQEQKLFVKSAKALKDIIKASNF from the coding sequence ATGAGACAATTAAAACCAAAGATTGCAATAGTTGGAGCAGGCAATGTAGGTAGCACGTTCGCTTTTTCCCTAATGATAAGTGGCTTGGCCCGGGAAATTGTTTTAATTGACAAGAATGAATCGCTCGCCAAAGGTGAATGCATGGATCTAAATCATGGATTAAGCTTTGCCCAACCAACTAAAATTTATGCCGCAGGATTCGAAAGTTGCAAGGATGCCGATATTGTGGTCATCACCGCTGGAGCGAATCAAAAGCCGGGGCAAAGCAGAACAGATTTGGTAAAGGCTAATGTTGCCATATTTAAAGAGTTAATACCAGATATTACCAAATACGCAACGAATGCTATTCTTTTAGTTGTTACCAATCCGGTTGATATCCTTACCTATGTAACACTGAAAATATCGGGGTTTCCTTCGAATAGGATTATTGGTTCAGGAACAGTTTTGGATACAGCACGGCTAAAGTATATGTTAAGTGAATATTATAAAGTAGATGCCAGTAATATTCACGCCTACATTATCGGAGAGCATGGCGACACTGAACTCCCTGTTTGGAGTAATGCGACCATTGGAGGCATGGATATCGAGACGTTTTGCTCTGTTTGTGCCCGGAAGTCTAATTCCAAAAATGAATTGGAAGAAATATTTGATAACGTTAAAAATGCGGCTTATCAGATTATTCAAGCAAAAGGTGCAACAAACTATTCTATTGCATTGTCGTTGGTTAAAATTAGCCAAGCAATCGTGAGAAACGAAAATTCTATCTTGCCTGTTTCTACGCTAATCACCGATTTCTACGGAATAAGTGATGTATGTATAAGCATACCAGCAATCGTCAATATTACTGGCGTTGAACAATACCTAAAACTCAATTTGTCAGATCAAGAGCAAAAGTTGTTTGTAAAATCTGCCAAGGCCTTAAAGGATATCATAAAAGCAAGCAACTTTTAA
- the gpmA gene encoding 2,3-diphosphoglycerate-dependent phosphoglycerate mutase, with product MKIVLLRHGESQWNKENRFTGWTDIDLTEKGFEEAQNAGKLLNAEGLTFDIAYTSVLKRAIHTLWSVLDEMDLAWIPVYRSWKLNEKSYGDLQGLNKTETLVKYGEEQVLLWRRSFDVRPPELNIADKRHPVNEDKYSAIDKSLLPAAECLKDTVERFLPYWHQTIKPAILNHQKVLIVAHGNSLRALVKYLDNISHSDIVNLNIPTGIPLVYELDENLHPIHHYYLGDAEQVKQAMHAVANQASKKD from the coding sequence ATGAAAATAGTATTGTTGCGCCACGGCGAAAGTCAATGGAACAAAGAAAACCGTTTTACTGGTTGGACCGATATTGACTTAACAGAAAAAGGATTCGAAGAAGCACAAAATGCCGGAAAGCTGCTAAATGCCGAAGGCTTAACCTTCGATATAGCATACACTTCAGTATTGAAAAGAGCCATCCATACTCTTTGGAGTGTATTGGATGAAATGGATTTGGCTTGGATTCCTGTATACCGTTCATGGAAGCTGAACGAGAAAAGTTATGGCGACCTGCAAGGTTTGAATAAAACTGAAACCCTAGTGAAATATGGAGAAGAACAAGTGTTGCTTTGGCGGCGCAGCTTCGATGTTCGTCCTCCAGAGTTAAATATTGCTGACAAAAGACATCCCGTAAATGAGGATAAATACAGCGCAATTGATAAATCGTTGTTGCCTGCTGCCGAATGTTTGAAAGACACCGTTGAGCGTTTTTTACCTTACTGGCATCAAACCATTAAGCCAGCTATTCTTAATCATCAAAAGGTTTTAATTGTAGCCCACGGAAACAGCCTTAGGGCACTAGTTAAATATCTCGACAATATCTCACACAGCGATATTGTGAATTTGAATATCCCTACCGGAATTCCCCTTGTATATGAGCTGGACGAAAACCTTCATCCTATCCATCATTACTATCTTGGCGATGCCGAACAAGTAAAGCAGGCCATGCATGCTGTAGCAAACCAGGCTTCGAAAAAAGATTAG
- a CDS encoding radical SAM protein yields MYKHLFGPVPSRRLGMSLGVDLVPKKVCSLNCVYCEVGKTTKLTLNRMEYVKHDVVIAELTQFLSSKPKLDYITFSGSGEPTLNSRIGEILNFVKQNYPHIKTAVLTNGTLLFNKALRAELLQADVILPSLDAATQAVFEKIDRPASTLSIETCIQGLIDLRHEYKGKIWLEVFLLKNYNDTKQELDLLKEAILKIKPDSIQLNTLDRPGTVSGLIPLSKSELQAVVDYWNIPNVKIIASAQDRTAVESYSGDIETAILETIARRPCTLNDLHSFLGIHVNEINKYLGTLELNNKIKTVQLDRGVFYELKHK; encoded by the coding sequence ATGTATAAGCATCTTTTTGGACCAGTTCCTTCGCGCAGGCTGGGTATGTCGTTAGGGGTCGACCTTGTACCTAAAAAAGTATGTTCGTTAAACTGTGTTTACTGCGAAGTAGGCAAAACCACTAAGCTTACGCTTAATAGAATGGAGTATGTAAAACACGATGTGGTGATTGCTGAACTAACCCAGTTCCTGAGCAGTAAACCTAAGCTCGATTACATTACATTTTCAGGCTCGGGCGAACCAACCCTCAATAGCCGAATAGGAGAAATCCTGAACTTTGTCAAGCAAAACTATCCCCATATAAAAACAGCCGTATTAACAAACGGCACGCTGTTGTTCAACAAAGCATTAAGAGCCGAACTGCTTCAAGCCGATGTTATTCTACCTTCGTTAGACGCTGCCACCCAAGCCGTGTTTGAAAAAATCGACCGTCCAGCCTCTACCCTTTCCATTGAAACGTGTATTCAGGGTTTAATTGATTTAAGGCACGAGTACAAAGGAAAAATTTGGCTAGAAGTATTCCTGTTGAAGAATTATAACGACACTAAACAGGAGTTAGATTTACTAAAGGAAGCCATCCTGAAAATCAAACCCGATAGCATTCAGCTAAATACCCTCGACCGGCCGGGCACCGTAAGCGGCTTAATCCCGCTATCAAAAAGCGAGTTGCAGGCAGTTGTTGATTACTGGAACATCCCAAACGTCAAAATCATTGCATCAGCTCAAGACCGAACAGCTGTTGAGTCCTATAGTGGCGATATTGAAACAGCCATTCTCGAAACCATTGCCCGCCGCCCATGTACCCTCAATGATTTACATAGCTTCTTAGGCATTCACGTAAACGAAATAAACAAGTATTTAGGAACACTGGAACTGAACAATAAAATCAAAACAGTCCAGCTCGACCGTGGTGTCTTCTACGAATTAAAGCACAAATAA
- a CDS encoding chemotaxis protein CheB, with amino-acid sequence MDAAKKDKIKPPATPQYFPVIGVGASAGGLDAFKQLLTAIPENSGMAYVLVQHLDPSHESMLPEILSRSTKIPVHEITDDIHLAPNHIYIIPSNKILTSTDGVLKLTNRDKKIINLSIDIFFTSLAGVHKEFAAGVVLSGTGSDGTLGLKSIKEHGGISIAQTEESAAYDSMPQSAINAGVVDFVLPPNEIPAQLAQVFSSYKANPLFKEEEEQLPKDDEAAFKQILSLLRLRSGVDFTYYKQPTFHRRIARRIAIVKKKDLADYLNFLRSDKAEQDALFLDVLIPVTSFFRDPKTFSTLTDTVFPALFKNKPYDEPIRMWIAGCSTGEEAFSIAICLYEFLKEKLSFTKIQIFASDISEDAIKKARSAVYTKADVQMLTDAQLKNYFVKTRSGYEVSKLIRDMCIFAPHNFLKDPPFAKMDLISCRNVLIYMDTFLQKKALTVFHYALKENGFLLLGKSESTSPASELFSQFNKHEKIYSPKPVPGRFIHVTNERKEKMVAAKDKTVTNPDSVYTDFRKSAEAILLSKFTPASVVVNEQMDIVHIHGIITPFLEAPQGKPSFNLLKMAREGLSFELRNALHKAKSSGVSVIKENIPINITNDEVGHDNKSLVTIEIIPLTNMVDLHYLILFTKTAVAATRCTSGGSTKRKKDEAQLLYQQLEKELAQTREDMRSITEDMEAANEELQSSNEEMQSSNEEMQSLNEELETSKEELQSTNEELIIINQELIDKQEQLNNTRLYAEAIVSTVRHPLIILDKALRIKSANDSFYNKFNATEQDTEGKLFYEIQNRQWDDHAIRLLLENILVKRERLTDFEIILKFPELGTRTMLMNARQLVNEKTSQQLILLAIEDITVQKNFEEELIKAKNIAENATDVAECARKAKQQFLANMSHEIRTPMNAIVGFSKVLLKADMSAKHKEYVQAIKTSGDTLIVLINDILDLAKVDAGKIVFEHKPFKLAASISTLLHMFEVTMQEKNLKLVKLYDKNIPAVVVGDSARLHQIILNLMGNAVKFTKAGQISVAVRLVHQDRENAIISFEFTDTGIGITDDNLELIFETFQQAKNTTSGTFGGTGLGLAIVKQLVEKQGGTISVTSKVNEGSTFSFILTFQKTNVEIQSETVTEELGRGTQNIKILVAEDVMLNQLLIRTILDDFKFECDIVANGKFAIEKLQTNAYDIILMDLHMPEMDGFAATKHIRNTMHSTIPIIALTADVTTVDVPKCQAIGMNDYIAKPIDEQLLYRKIVDLLKVKNDAS; translated from the coding sequence ATGGATGCAGCTAAAAAAGACAAAATCAAACCACCTGCCACTCCGCAGTATTTCCCCGTTATAGGTGTTGGTGCATCAGCTGGAGGGCTCGATGCTTTCAAGCAATTACTCACAGCTATACCCGAGAACTCCGGAATGGCTTATGTCCTAGTACAGCATCTCGACCCATCGCACGAAAGCATGTTGCCCGAGATACTCTCGCGCTCCACCAAAATTCCCGTGCACGAAATCACCGACGATATACACCTTGCCCCCAACCATATCTACATCATTCCTTCCAATAAAATCCTCACTTCCACCGATGGTGTGCTCAAGCTCACCAACCGCGACAAAAAAATCATCAATCTTTCCATCGATATCTTCTTTACATCCCTTGCCGGTGTGCATAAAGAGTTTGCCGCTGGCGTTGTGCTATCGGGCACCGGAAGCGATGGCACTCTCGGACTAAAATCCATCAAAGAGCACGGCGGCATCAGCATTGCCCAAACCGAAGAATCGGCTGCTTACGATAGCATGCCGCAAAGTGCCATTAATGCTGGTGTTGTCGACTTTGTTTTACCGCCCAACGAAATTCCCGCACAGCTTGCCCAAGTCTTCAGCTCTTACAAAGCCAATCCTCTGTTCAAAGAAGAGGAAGAGCAGCTGCCCAAAGACGACGAAGCCGCTTTCAAACAAATTCTTTCGCTTCTCCGCCTGCGCAGCGGTGTAGACTTTACATACTACAAGCAGCCTACTTTCCATAGGCGTATTGCACGGCGCATTGCCATTGTTAAGAAGAAAGACCTTGCCGACTACCTAAACTTTTTACGCTCCGATAAAGCCGAACAGGACGCCCTCTTTCTCGATGTGCTCATTCCCGTTACCTCCTTCTTCCGCGATCCTAAAACCTTTAGCACACTCACTGATACCGTATTTCCTGCACTCTTCAAGAACAAGCCCTACGACGAACCCATTCGTATGTGGATTGCGGGATGCTCCACCGGCGAAGAAGCTTTTTCAATAGCCATTTGTCTTTACGAATTTCTGAAAGAGAAACTATCATTCACCAAGATTCAAATCTTCGCGTCCGATATCTCCGAAGACGCAATCAAGAAAGCACGCTCAGCCGTTTATACCAAGGCCGATGTGCAAATGCTCACCGATGCGCAGCTCAAAAACTATTTTGTAAAGACCAGAAGTGGTTACGAAGTAAGTAAGCTCATCCGCGACATGTGCATTTTTGCGCCTCACAACTTCTTAAAAGACCCTCCATTTGCCAAAATGGATTTAATAAGCTGCCGCAACGTGCTTATTTACATGGATACTTTCTTACAGAAGAAAGCGCTCACCGTTTTTCATTACGCTCTCAAAGAAAATGGATTCCTGCTGCTGGGTAAATCCGAAAGCACCAGTCCTGCATCAGAGCTATTCTCGCAGTTTAATAAGCACGAAAAGATATATTCGCCCAAACCAGTGCCCGGTCGCTTCATTCATGTTACAAACGAACGTAAAGAAAAAATGGTAGCTGCCAAAGACAAAACGGTAACCAACCCAGATTCCGTCTACACCGATTTCCGCAAGAGTGCTGAGGCCATTCTTCTCTCAAAATTCACCCCGGCAAGTGTTGTTGTGAACGAACAAATGGACATCGTTCACATTCACGGCATCATTACACCATTTCTGGAAGCACCGCAAGGCAAGCCCTCGTTCAACCTGCTGAAAATGGCCCGCGAAGGGTTATCCTTCGAATTGCGCAATGCCCTGCACAAAGCAAAATCCAGCGGCGTATCGGTTATCAAAGAAAACATACCTATTAACATAACCAACGACGAAGTTGGGCACGATAATAAATCATTAGTAACCATCGAAATTATTCCGCTCACCAACATGGTGGACTTGCACTACCTCATTTTGTTTACCAAAACAGCAGTGGCGGCAACCCGTTGCACTTCGGGCGGCAGTACAAAGAGAAAGAAGGACGAAGCGCAGCTGCTCTATCAACAGCTCGAAAAAGAGTTGGCGCAAACCCGTGAAGATATGCGCAGCATTACCGAAGACATGGAAGCCGCCAATGAAGAGCTCCAAAGCTCCAACGAAGAGATGCAAAGCAGCAACGAAGAGATGCAAAGCTTAAACGAAGAGCTCGAAACATCGAAAGAGGAGCTGCAATCTACCAACGAAGAGTTGATTATTATAAACCAGGAACTCATTGATAAGCAGGAACAGCTCAACAATACGCGCCTATATGCCGAAGCTATTGTATCCACTGTACGTCACCCGCTCATTATTCTCGATAAAGCCCTGCGCATTAAAAGCGCCAACGACTCATTTTATAATAAATTCAACGCCACAGAACAGGATACCGAAGGCAAACTGTTTTACGAGATACAAAATCGTCAATGGGACGATCATGCAATTCGCCTCCTGCTCGAAAATATCCTTGTAAAGCGAGAACGCCTTACCGACTTCGAAATAATTCTGAAGTTCCCTGAACTTGGCACACGCACAATGCTAATGAATGCACGGCAACTTGTAAACGAAAAAACTTCGCAGCAACTCATTCTCCTAGCCATTGAAGATATTACCGTTCAAAAGAACTTTGAAGAAGAATTAATAAAGGCTAAAAACATTGCTGAAAACGCTACCGATGTTGCCGAATGTGCCAGGAAAGCCAAGCAGCAGTTCTTAGCAAACATGAGCCATGAAATTCGCACTCCCATGAATGCTATTGTTGGGTTTTCAAAAGTGCTGCTCAAGGCCGATATGTCTGCCAAACACAAAGAGTATGTTCAAGCCATAAAGACCAGCGGCGATACACTAATCGTGCTTATCAATGATATTCTTGATTTAGCTAAGGTCGATGCCGGTAAAATAGTATTTGAACACAAACCGTTCAAGTTAGCTGCATCCATAAGCACGCTGCTTCATATGTTCGAAGTAACAATGCAGGAAAAGAACCTAAAGCTCGTTAAACTCTACGACAAAAACATTCCCGCAGTGGTAGTTGGCGATTCAGCGCGCTTGCATCAAATCATATTAAACCTTATGGGTAACGCCGTAAAGTTTACTAAAGCAGGACAAATTTCCGTAGCTGTTCGTTTGGTGCATCAAGATAGAGAGAACGCAATCATTAGCTTTGAATTTACCGATACAGGAATTGGTATCACTGACGATAACCTCGAATTAATCTTTGAAACGTTCCAGCAAGCAAAAAATACCACATCAGGCACATTTGGTGGAACAGGATTAGGTCTTGCCATTGTTAAGCAGCTGGTCGAAAAACAAGGCGGCACCATCAGCGTAACTAGTAAAGTAAACGAAGGCTCTACCTTTAGCTTCATCTTAACCTTTCAAAAAACTAATGTCGAAATTCAATCCGAAACCGTAACTGAGGAGTTAGGTCGTGGCACCCAGAACATAAAAATATTGGTTGCCGAAGATGTTATGCTCAACCAGCTGCTGATTAGAACAATATTAGACGATTTTAAATTCGAATGCGATATTGTTGCCAACGGTAAGTTTGCCATTGAAAAGCTACAAACAAACGCCTACGATATAATACTCATGGATTTGCATATGCCCGAAATGGATGGATTTGCCGCTACCAAGCACATTCGTAACACCATGCACTCCACTATTCCCATCATCGCCCTCACCGCCGACGTAACCACCGTTGATGTGCCAAAGTGCCAAGCAATAGGCATGAACGACTACATTGCTAAGCCTATTGATGAACAACTATTGTATAGGAAGATTGTGGACCTACTAAAGGTTAAAAACGATGCCAGCTAA
- a CDS encoding APC family permease — protein MMINSTRKISLWSAVGIGVGAMIGAGIFALMGEAGAIAGKAVYISFILAGILAAISGYSLAKLGARYPAAGGIVEYVVKSFGVNIFSGGISVMLYLATIISLALLAKAFGSYSIALLNMKGSLLYTNIFALSIMVLLGIVQYFGIKKVVKFQNVAIIITIIILVIFATTGLITMKPELMATALYPSSNKILFSIAITFFSYEGFRIITNTAEDIVNPGKNLMRAIFISIAITMVIYTALAIAIFGNLEVDKVIEAKEFALAEAAKPIFGIVGFTIISIAALFAISSSINAVLYAATNISFQMAKDGHLPIFFAKTIGNTRQGLLITVLITVLLIIFLNLLQIAAVGSITVLFIHSVTHLGHLKIIRQTKASKFWVATALLATLAVIVLFLIYSIKDSFTILYLFIGILALSFLIELVIRFITHRKVDKGSKGISGEIFS, from the coding sequence ATGATGATAAATTCTACAAGAAAAATAAGTTTATGGTCGGCAGTTGGAATAGGCGTTGGAGCCATGATTGGTGCAGGAATATTTGCACTAATGGGCGAAGCTGGAGCAATTGCAGGTAAGGCTGTTTATATCTCGTTTATTTTAGCAGGAATTTTAGCAGCAATTAGTGGTTACTCCTTAGCAAAATTAGGCGCACGATACCCTGCGGCTGGGGGTATTGTAGAATATGTAGTCAAGTCGTTCGGTGTAAATATTTTTTCGGGTGGGATAAGTGTTATGTTGTATTTAGCAACCATCATATCACTCGCATTATTGGCTAAGGCTTTTGGAAGTTATTCTATAGCTTTATTAAATATGAAAGGGTCTTTGTTATACACCAATATATTTGCACTATCTATAATGGTATTGCTTGGAATAGTGCAATATTTCGGAATAAAAAAAGTTGTTAAATTTCAGAATGTTGCGATTATAATTACAATTATAATTTTAGTCATATTTGCCACTACAGGTTTAATCACCATGAAGCCTGAATTAATGGCAACAGCATTATATCCTTCCTCCAATAAAATACTCTTTAGCATTGCAATTACCTTCTTTTCTTACGAAGGATTTAGGATAATTACGAATACTGCCGAAGATATTGTTAATCCAGGAAAGAACTTAATGCGAGCAATTTTTATTTCAATTGCGATTACAATGGTTATTTACACTGCGTTGGCAATTGCTATTTTTGGCAACCTAGAAGTAGACAAGGTAATTGAAGCTAAAGAATTCGCGTTGGCTGAAGCAGCTAAACCTATTTTTGGGATAGTCGGGTTTACTATTATTTCTATTGCAGCATTGTTTGCTATATCATCATCTATTAATGCAGTATTATATGCTGCAACTAATATCTCTTTTCAAATGGCAAAGGATGGCCATTTACCCATATTCTTTGCCAAAACAATTGGAAATACGAGACAGGGTCTATTGATTACAGTATTAATAACGGTGCTATTGATAATCTTCCTGAATTTATTACAAATAGCTGCGGTAGGTTCTATTACTGTATTGTTTATTCACTCAGTAACGCATTTAGGCCATCTTAAAATTATTCGGCAAACTAAAGCATCGAAATTCTGGGTTGCTACTGCTTTGCTTGCTACGCTTGCAGTAATCGTTCTGTTTTTAATATATTCTATTAAAGACTCATTTACAATACTTTATTTATTTATTGGAATACTTGCACTATCATTTTTAATCGAACTAGTTATCCGCTTCATTACACATCGAAAAGTTGATAAAGGTAGCAAAGGAATTTCTGGTGAAATTTTCAGCTAA
- the alr gene encoding alanine racemase — protein MRPFQTSIIEISRSAFEHNLNFLKSYLKDGVRICSVVKGNAYGHGIELFVPLAEECGINHFSVFSADEALRVHQSRVGDSSIMIMGMIENDQLEWAIENEIEFYVFEPIRLQQALLVAQRVGKKAKVHIEVETGMNRTGFALKQLPAVLQLLRTNSAHLCFQGVCTHFAGAESVTNYYRIKVQQHNFDKALKLVSASGLSPVLTHTACSAAALRYPKAQMDMVRLGIVQYGFFPTREVLIEYLTKKNTKVNPLQRLLTWKTWIMDVKVVKAGEFVGYGTSYLANSDKVIATIPVGYSHGFSRSLSNQGRVLIHGQRISVIGMVTMNMITVDVTDVENVSIGDEVVLIGKQGDLEISVSSFSEYSDQINYELLTRLPADLPRTVVD, from the coding sequence ATGAGACCTTTTCAAACATCAATAATAGAGATTAGCCGATCGGCATTTGAGCACAATTTAAACTTCTTGAAGTCATACCTAAAGGATGGCGTGCGGATATGTTCCGTAGTAAAAGGAAACGCCTATGGGCACGGCATTGAGTTGTTTGTTCCCCTTGCCGAGGAGTGTGGCATTAATCACTTCTCCGTTTTTAGTGCCGATGAAGCGCTACGGGTGCATCAATCGAGGGTTGGCGATAGCAGCATTATGATAATGGGGATGATCGAAAACGATCAGCTGGAGTGGGCCATCGAAAACGAAATTGAGTTCTACGTGTTTGAACCCATTCGGCTTCAACAGGCGCTGCTAGTGGCTCAAAGAGTGGGTAAAAAGGCGAAGGTTCACATTGAGGTGGAGACTGGGATGAATCGCACCGGATTTGCGCTTAAGCAGCTCCCTGCAGTACTACAGCTCTTGCGCACCAATAGCGCTCACCTCTGTTTTCAGGGAGTGTGTACCCATTTTGCGGGAGCCGAAAGCGTTACGAACTACTACCGCATTAAGGTGCAGCAGCATAATTTCGACAAGGCGCTTAAGCTTGTTTCCGCTAGTGGGTTGAGCCCCGTGCTTACCCATACTGCCTGTTCGGCTGCCGCCTTACGCTACCCCAAGGCACAAATGGACATGGTTCGGTTAGGGATTGTGCAGTATGGCTTTTTCCCCACACGCGAGGTGCTTATTGAGTATCTTACCAAGAAAAACACCAAGGTGAATCCTTTGCAGCGATTGCTGACTTGGAAAACCTGGATTATGGATGTGAAGGTGGTAAAGGCCGGCGAGTTTGTGGGGTATGGAACCTCCTATCTGGCCAACTCCGACAAGGTAATTGCTACCATCCCCGTGGGCTATAGCCATGGGTTTAGCCGCTCGCTGAGCAACCAGGGGCGCGTACTTATCCACGGGCAACGAATTAGCGTGATAGGTATGGTAACCATGAATATGATTACCGTGGATGTTACCGATGTTGAGAATGTGAGCATTGGCGACGAGGTGGTGCTGATAGGCAAGCAGGGCGATTTGGAAATTAGCGTCTCCTCCTTTAGCGAGTATAGCGATCAGATAAACTATGAGTTGCTTACCCGCCTACCGGCCGATTTACCCCGAACCGTGGTAGATTAA